Within the Procambarus clarkii isolate CNS0578487 chromosome 28, FALCON_Pclarkii_2.0, whole genome shotgun sequence genome, the region AACTACTCTTTGTGACAGACTAATTTCACTTGAGCGTCGAGTACTGAGCTACCTTTCCCAGAAGTACATTCTACTATCGTATAAAAAACTAATGACTTGGTTGGAAAATCATTACAGACGATATACAAGGTCACTGAAAAACCTGGTCTGAGATGTAGGTGAAGCACAACTGGCAACTGCTTGACCGGGTTCTGCTATATAAACTGATGGTCAGGGTTCCCCTGCACAGTCAGCAGCCAACATGAAGTCTGTAAGTGTTCCTTGATAGTAATGAAATTGTTCATGGAGCGGATATGAAGTGAAAGAGTTCATAAAACACAAGTCATATAttgatgtgcgtgtgtgtgttggttatTAAACATCCTAATATTAACTCACAAAAACATATATTAATATTTtgtaaaaaattaataaaaaatactGGAGgtcaatcaattgttattgattaatCCCTGGTACTTTTAACATACTTTTAAGTATTGAAAATCATAAATCTAGTTCCAATTCTTCAAATAAAGTAAGAAAACAGACATGTTGATGCAAAGGAAGGAATCTTCTGTGATGATTGCTCTTGATTGTTCAACTCAACACACAGGTAATTCTCGCCGTCGTTGTGGCCGTGGCCGCCGCCGCCCCCCAGTACGGCGCCCCTCAGGCTCCTACCCGCTACGGTGGCTCCAGCGAGGAGGTGCCCATTATCAGACACGATTTTGTGCAGGGGGATTACGGCGGCTACAAACTTGACGTGGAGACTGGCAACGGCATCGTGGTGTCAGAAGCTGGCGCTCCAGGAGCCTCTGGTGCCATCGCCAGCTCTGGCTCTTACTCGTAAGTTCATGATTGAGTTTTATTAAATGAGAGTTTACAGTGTTGTCCATGTGTGGAAGACTTTCTAAAATAATATACAAAAACAGTTTTATACTCAGGAATGTTATCTTCCCCTCAGCTACACTGCTCCTGACGGCACTCCCGTCCTCGTTAAGTTCGTCGCCGACGAGAACGGCTACCAGCCCCAGTCTGACCTGCTGCCAGTGGCTCCTGCCTTCCCCCATCCAATCCCCCAGTTCGTGCTGGACCAGATCGCCTTCGCTGCTGCAGAAGACGCTGCCGCCGCCCGCGGCAAGTCCTCTGGTCCCTCCGCCAGCTATGGTCCTCCCCAGTAACATGTCAATAGCCGTTTTTCCGGAAAAGTTATAGATCTTTCTATGTTTGAAAGTAATTTTtgattatttattattttgtatatattatatataatcaaAATAAAATTGCAAAACATTATACAGCATAATTTTACTTGTGTATCCAATCTCTAAGATTGTCCAATATTCTTTAAGGTAAACAAAAGACACAGATGGTCGAGTCAGACGTCTGGAATATAGGATGGACTACTTACCGCACACTCATTAAATATTACACAAACACGGACATGATTTATCAGTGTAACTAAAAAGTGTCGCAGAAAAGTCTCTCTTCATCAGAAAGGATATATCCAAATCTTTCGTTACTATTTTTACATTTCATatcatttctttattatgcaccccatacccatactgtgggagGTAGTCGAAAGGGCGTCAGAGGCTCTTTTTCGACTCGTGATCCTGACGCTTCACCAAACAGCATTTACTTAATTTTCAGATTTATTTATTAGTGACGTCAACTGAGTTTCTTGGAAACAATCTGTGGAAACCGTAGATGACACACAGAAGGACAGTGGTACCTACACTCATGTAGTGATATGAAGAAATAAACCACCAAGATGATCTATATTGAAACCTTGTACATGTTGTCCCAATTAAATAATACTCAACAACCACATCTAAATTACAATATAATTTAATTTACCAATTATTAAGTTGTAGCTATTATTTATTGAGAAAATCATTTGAGGTAATGAGGTGACTTCAACCAGAGTTCTGGTCATTCACAAATGCTCGCCTCAACCCACTCGGTCACAATAgaaaaaaaataatcaatcaactcAGAATTCTTCTGAATTCCCTGGGAAGCTTTGGAAGCCACAGCCAGGGTTTTACAATTGGCCCGCCTGCACTATGGCCTGTGGGTAATAGTGCTCACAGCCTTATGCAACTCCTTCACAAGACAAAGAAATCAAAATGACACCACATATAAATAAGGAAAACAGCCCatgctcctgttttggtagtacttatagtaacgatgaggaacatagtatatataccgacgaacaacgaaattagaacgtaGAAAT harbors:
- the LOC123755176 gene encoding cuticle protein CP14.6-like; this translates as MKSVILAVVVAVAAAAPQYGAPQAPTRYGGSSEEVPIIRHDFVQGDYGGYKLDVETGNGIVVSEAGAPGASGAIASSGSYSYTAPDGTPVLVKFVADENGYQPQSDLLPVAPAFPHPIPQFVLDQIAFAAAEDAAAARGKSSGPSASYGPPQ